Proteins co-encoded in one Deltaproteobacteria bacterium genomic window:
- a CDS encoding response regulator: protein MKKTPEKNMGESSEVDSPVLRCPGCGRFYRIHPDKLPPGVFSFNCRKCGSLIPIVLPGEEQEIAEDALTVLVVVQEQALGHLVVRILQRNGFRGRLASTGTEALKILSLQPPDAVLFSVVLPDMLGYEMIDRMRETLGEDHIPSILLASLHHGTRYKREPTSLYGADDYIERHHLPDMLITKIRRCVGLESESGDRPESEPQVGGAHADLAVDDRREIEEIHQKSLQQIGEPFEEDVRRMCRIIVGDVALYNEDMIRGSVPETALELIADDLEEGVLLLKSRFPEYGGSYETALKEEMLALLRSRGVGTVMKEGED, encoded by the coding sequence ATGAAAAAAACACCTGAAAAAAACATGGGGGAATCCTCCGAGGTTGACTCACCTGTCCTCAGATGCCCCGGGTGCGGCAGGTTTTACAGGATTCATCCGGACAAACTGCCGCCTGGAGTTTTCTCCTTCAACTGCAGGAAGTGCGGTTCTCTGATCCCCATTGTTCTGCCCGGGGAAGAGCAGGAGATAGCCGAAGACGCCCTGACGGTTCTGGTGGTGGTTCAGGAACAGGCCCTGGGCCATCTCGTTGTGAGGATTCTCCAAAGAAACGGATTCAGGGGGCGGCTCGCATCGACAGGGACCGAGGCCCTGAAGATCCTGTCCCTCCAACCGCCGGATGCGGTTCTGTTCAGCGTGGTCCTTCCCGACATGTTGGGGTATGAAATGATTGACCGGATGAGGGAAACCCTTGGGGAAGACCACATTCCGTCCATCCTGCTCGCTTCCCTCCACCACGGTACCCGTTACAAGAGGGAACCCACCTCCCTTTACGGTGCGGACGATTATATAGAAAGACACCATCTGCCGGATATGCTTATCACCAAGATCAGGCGTTGTGTCGGCCTGGAGAGCGAATCCGGGGACCGTCCGGAGTCTGAACCGCAGGTCGGCGGGGCGCATGCCGACCTGGCAGTTGACGACCGGAGAGAGATTGAGGAGATCCATCAGAAATCACTCCAACAGATCGGGGAGCCGTTCGAGGAGGACGTGAGAAGGATGTGCAGAATCATTGTGGGAGATGTTGCGCTTTACAACGAGGATATGATCCGGGGTTCTGTACCTGAGACGGCGTTGGAGTTGATCGCGGATGACCTTGAAGAGGGGGTTCTGCTGCTGAAGAGCAGGTTCCCTGAGTACGGAGGCAGCTATGAGACGGCGCTTAAGGAGGAGATGCTGGCCCTTCTGCGTTCCAGAGGGGTTGGTACGGTGATGAAAGAGGGGGAGGATTAA
- a CDS encoding leucine--tRNA ligase has product MPSSRYNPRETEPKWQKRWEETGIFRAREDPGKKKFYCLEMFPYPSGKLHMGHVRNYSIGDTYSRFLRMRGFNVLYPMGYDAFGMPAENAAIMHQVDPGEWTRDSIRQMKDQQKQLGLSYDWERTLATCEPEYYRWNQWIFLKFLERGLAYRKGAPINWCPSCRTVLANEQVENDCCWRCSAQVVSRDLEQWFYKTTEYAEELLNDLDSLEDWPDKVKTMQVNWIGRSEGAEIDFHVVGSDTVISTFTTRPDTVFGITYMVLAAEHPLVAELVKGTDREGAVLEFCERVKRESATVRTDETREKEGIDTGRCFVHPVTGEEFPILVADYVVMAYGTGAVMGVPAHDQRDFEFAGKYGLPIKVVIQDEGGALDGATMECAYTGNGPMVDSGPFNGRDNREAMADFIGYLEKNGWGRGAVIYRLRDWLISRQRYWGTPIPVVYCDSCGIVPVPFDDLPVLLPDDVEFTGEGNPLETSPSFVSTTCPRCSAPARRETDTMDTFIDSSYYFFRYTDPSYSQAPFNPEKAAYWMPVDQYIGGIEHAILHLLYARFITKGLRDLGLTGVSEPFSRLLTQGMVIKDGAKMSKSLGNTVDPGEIINRFSADTARLFILFASPPEKELEWNDQGVEGAFRFLNRVYRMITDHKELFLSPASEPDSVDGAALPLLITTHRTIKKVTEDIEKRFQFNTAISAIMELVNELHRFMTGSGASSSGGQWVALNASETLILLLAPFAPHLAEELWETAGRPYSVFQQSWPEYDPELTLSTTVQIVVQINGKVRARFDAAPDSGKDELESMALAIPRVRELIADKELVKKIAVPGKLVSLVVR; this is encoded by the coding sequence ATGCCGAGTTCCAGGTACAATCCCCGGGAGACTGAACCCAAATGGCAGAAACGTTGGGAGGAAACGGGGATATTCAGGGCAAGGGAGGACCCCGGGAAGAAGAAATTCTATTGCCTCGAGATGTTTCCCTATCCGTCGGGGAAGCTGCACATGGGCCATGTTCGAAACTACAGCATTGGGGATACCTACTCCCGGTTTCTCCGCATGCGAGGGTTCAACGTTCTCTATCCCATGGGTTATGATGCCTTCGGCATGCCCGCCGAGAACGCCGCCATCATGCACCAGGTGGACCCCGGTGAATGGACAAGGGATTCCATTCGGCAGATGAAGGACCAACAGAAGCAGTTGGGACTGTCCTACGATTGGGAACGGACCCTGGCCACATGCGAGCCGGAGTATTATCGCTGGAATCAGTGGATCTTTCTTAAATTCCTGGAGAGGGGATTGGCCTACAGGAAGGGAGCTCCCATAAACTGGTGCCCTTCCTGCAGGACCGTCCTTGCCAACGAGCAGGTGGAAAACGACTGCTGTTGGCGGTGCAGCGCCCAGGTGGTCAGCAGGGATCTTGAGCAGTGGTTCTACAAAACGACGGAATACGCCGAGGAACTCCTTAACGATCTGGATTCGCTGGAGGACTGGCCTGATAAGGTCAAGACCATGCAGGTAAACTGGATCGGTCGAAGTGAAGGTGCTGAAATTGATTTCCACGTTGTGGGATCCGATACGGTTATCTCCACTTTTACCACCCGGCCCGACACGGTCTTTGGAATCACCTACATGGTCCTTGCGGCCGAACATCCCCTCGTCGCCGAGCTGGTAAAGGGGACCGACCGTGAGGGGGCGGTCCTCGAATTTTGCGAAAGGGTTAAAAGAGAGTCAGCGACCGTCCGGACCGATGAGACAAGGGAGAAGGAAGGCATCGACACCGGCCGCTGTTTTGTCCATCCGGTGACGGGTGAGGAATTCCCCATCCTTGTCGCGGATTACGTTGTCATGGCCTACGGTACGGGCGCGGTGATGGGGGTTCCGGCCCACGACCAGCGCGATTTCGAGTTCGCCGGAAAATATGGCCTGCCGATAAAGGTTGTCATCCAGGATGAAGGTGGAGCCCTGGATGGCGCCACCATGGAATGCGCCTATACCGGCAACGGCCCCATGGTTGATTCCGGTCCCTTCAATGGCCGTGACAACCGGGAAGCCATGGCGGACTTCATAGGGTACCTGGAGAAAAACGGGTGGGGTCGGGGTGCAGTCATCTATCGCCTCAGGGACTGGCTGATATCCAGACAGAGGTACTGGGGCACGCCCATTCCCGTGGTGTATTGCGACAGCTGCGGCATCGTCCCCGTTCCGTTTGATGATCTTCCGGTTCTGCTGCCGGATGACGTGGAATTTACCGGCGAGGGAAACCCGCTTGAGACTTCCCCCTCTTTCGTGAGCACTACCTGTCCTCGATGTTCGGCACCGGCACGCCGGGAGACAGATACGATGGACACCTTTATCGATTCGTCCTACTACTTCTTCCGATATACCGATCCATCCTACAGCCAGGCCCCTTTCAATCCCGAAAAGGCGGCTTACTGGATGCCGGTTGACCAGTACATAGGTGGAATTGAACACGCAATTCTACACCTTTTGTACGCACGATTCATTACCAAAGGTCTGAGGGATCTCGGCCTTACCGGTGTCTCGGAGCCCTTTTCACGACTGTTGACTCAGGGAATGGTTATCAAGGACGGGGCCAAGATGTCCAAGTCATTGGGCAACACGGTGGATCCCGGTGAGATTATTAACAGGTTCAGCGCCGATACCGCGCGCCTTTTTATCCTTTTCGCCTCTCCCCCGGAGAAAGAACTGGAGTGGAATGATCAGGGAGTGGAGGGGGCTTTCCGCTTTTTAAACCGGGTTTACCGGATGATCACCGACCACAAGGAGCTTTTCCTCAGCCCCGCTTCCGAGCCCGATTCGGTTGACGGCGCGGCGCTTCCGCTGCTGATCACAACCCACAGGACCATTAAAAAGGTCACCGAGGATATCGAGAAACGATTCCAGTTCAATACGGCCATCAGTGCGATCATGGAGCTGGTCAATGAGCTCCATCGTTTCATGACCGGAAGCGGAGCGTCGTCATCCGGGGGTCAATGGGTAGCGTTAAACGCGTCTGAGACCTTAATTCTCCTGCTGGCGCCTTTCGCTCCCCACCTCGCTGAAGAACTTTGGGAAACAGCCGGCCGGCCATACAGCGTTTTCCAGCAGTCCTGGCCGGAGTACGACCCCGAATTAACCCTGAGTACAACCGTCCAGATCGTGGTGCAGATCAACGGCAAGGTCAGGGCCCGGTTCGATGCCGCCCCCGATTCCGGCAAGGATGAACTCGAGAGTATGGCCTTGGCTATTCCCAGAGTCAGGGAACTCATTGCGGACAAGGAGCTGGTGAAAAAGATCGCCGTTCCGGGAAAGCTGGTCTCCCTGGTGGTTAGATGA
- the rpsT gene encoding 30S ribosomal protein S20, with product MATHKSAIKRHKQSLRRRLGNQRRRTRIKSLTKDLIVAVDAGDRATAEKTLKEAVPVIQKAASAGTIHRNSAARKISRLTRRYNSLPSDQ from the coding sequence TTGGCAACACATAAATCGGCCATCAAGAGACACAAACAGAGCCTTAGAAGGAGGCTCGGCAACCAGAGGAGGCGCACCCGCATCAAGAGCCTCACGAAAGACCTCATCGTTGCGGTGGACGCAGGAGACAGGGCAACAGCTGAAAAGACCCTTAAAGAGGCCGTGCCGGTCATCCAGAAAGCGGCTTCGGCGGGAACCATCCATAGAAATTCCGCAGCCAGGAAGATCTCCCGCCTGACGCGCAGATATAATTCTCTCCCATCAGACCAGTAA
- a CDS encoding response regulator, which translates to MAALKFLIIEDSPTMRQLIRFSIKRIPHAEIIEANDGLDGLKKLSSNQIDMILTDINMPIMDGLKLVSMVRGNDNYKDIPIVIITTEGAGEDRDRAMALGANAYVTKPIQSTSLLSTVKKLLDI; encoded by the coding sequence ATGGCGGCACTTAAGTTCCTGATAATCGAAGATTCCCCCACGATGCGGCAGCTCATCCGTTTTTCCATTAAACGCATTCCCCACGCGGAGATTATCGAAGCAAACGATGGTCTGGACGGCCTGAAAAAGCTTTCCTCCAACCAGATTGATATGATCCTGACCGATATCAACATGCCCATAATGGACGGATTGAAGCTTGTCAGCATGGTCAGGGGCAACGATAATTACAAGGATATTCCCATCGTCATCATTACTACGGAAGGTGCCGGAGAGGATAGAGATAGAGCCATGGCTCTGGGGGCGAACGCTTATGTTACCAAGCCTATCCAGTCCACCAGCCTTCTGTCAACCGTCAAAAAACTTCTGGATATTTGA
- a CDS encoding MBL fold metallo-hydrolase — MKLEHLLVGPLQSNCFIIGDEKTGEGVVIDPGGDGALIIDRINSRPWKVVAILITHAHFDHVGANADIVGATGAPLMVPRLSEPMLDQAAAQAGMYGLAVQPSPKPDRLLDDGDTITVGGETIEVMSTPGHSPGGVTFKTSIGIFPGDTLFAGSIGRTDLPGGDFSTLIRSIKERILVLPDDTPVYPGHGPETTVGRERKHNPFLR; from the coding sequence ATGAAGCTGGAACATCTGCTGGTAGGTCCTCTTCAGTCGAACTGTTTTATCATCGGGGATGAAAAAACAGGTGAGGGGGTGGTTATCGATCCCGGGGGCGACGGCGCTCTTATTATCGACCGGATAAACAGCAGGCCCTGGAAAGTGGTTGCGATACTGATAACCCACGCCCATTTTGACCACGTTGGGGCCAATGCCGATATCGTCGGGGCAACGGGAGCTCCCCTTATGGTTCCCAGACTGAGCGAGCCCATGCTTGACCAGGCCGCCGCGCAGGCCGGCATGTACGGACTTGCGGTCCAACCGTCCCCGAAGCCCGATCGGCTGCTCGACGACGGCGACACCATAACGGTCGGAGGGGAGACGATTGAGGTTATGTCCACTCCGGGGCACAGTCCAGGGGGTGTTACGTTCAAAACGTCAATCGGTATTTTCCCAGGGGATACCCTGTTCGCCGGATCCATTGGAAGGACGGATCTGCCGGGTGGTGATTTTTCGACCCTGATCCGGTCCATAAAGGAAAGGATTCTCGTTCTTCCGGACGACACCCCTGTCTACCCCGGGCACGGTCCGGAGACGACCGTCGGCCGGGAACGGAAGCACAATCCGTTCCTGCGGTGA
- a CDS encoding GAF domain-containing protein, which translates to MKDDKVSSLFDKGEEFLEIFRKGQEFTLDLLKDNEQLRYRVVKLEESLKSRPEKSAPRLSGDKYEELARKVALYERKLRELEGKLNEVEEENIDFAQRYIDVDEQNNNLANLYVASFQLHSTLDYEEVLQIILEIIINLIGAEEFAIFLLDEKREILIPVAAEGVDPEKISPVTMGEGVTGVAARSKESYFNENPPSISEELLENPLVCIPLMIKDELIGMINLYKLFQQKKGFVPVDFELFTLLAGHAATAIFSSRLYSESRRKLTTYKGFLNLLSQ; encoded by the coding sequence ATGAAGGATGACAAGGTTTCATCTCTTTTTGATAAGGGGGAGGAGTTTCTGGAAATCTTTCGGAAGGGACAGGAATTTACCCTGGATCTTCTAAAGGATAATGAACAGCTTCGCTACCGTGTCGTAAAACTTGAGGAGTCACTCAAAAGCAGGCCGGAAAAATCCGCCCCAAGGCTCAGCGGCGATAAATACGAGGAATTGGCCAGAAAGGTTGCCCTTTATGAGCGGAAGCTGCGCGAACTCGAGGGAAAACTCAATGAGGTCGAGGAGGAGAATATTGACTTCGCTCAACGCTACATTGATGTAGATGAACAGAATAACAACCTCGCCAATCTCTACGTAGCGAGCTTTCAGCTGCACTCCACTCTCGATTACGAGGAAGTTCTCCAGATTATCCTGGAAATCATCATCAACCTCATCGGGGCTGAGGAATTCGCCATCTTTCTCCTGGATGAGAAGAGGGAGATCCTGATCCCCGTTGCGGCCGAAGGGGTCGATCCTGAGAAGATCTCTCCGGTAACCATGGGTGAGGGTGTGACAGGAGTCGCCGCCCGGTCGAAAGAAAGCTACTTTAACGAGAACCCTCCTTCGATATCAGAGGAGCTTCTTGAAAACCCGTTGGTGTGCATACCGCTGATGATCAAGGATGAACTCATAGGCATGATTAATCTATACAAACTTTTTCAGCAGAAGAAGGGTTTTGTACCGGTTGATTTCGAACTTTTCACCCTTCTCGCCGGGCATGCCGCAACTGCGATTTTCAGCTCAAGGCTGTATTCCGAGTCCAGAAGAAAGCTGACGACCTATAAGGGATTCCTTAATCTGTTGAGCCAGTGA
- the holA gene encoding DNA polymerase III subunit delta, giving the protein MTQPAGSRKAKGVSRLLISAELLLINEAVEELMELLIPREARDFNYLSVYGWDAEIGSVLEFLQTLPFLSDRRLLVIREIQEFSDWKKLLDYLKDPNPSSFLLLTSSEMDKKSAVYRSFSRLVEVPKLSRPYGKSLTGWVVKRFRAAGKGISPELAGMLIEISGTVLSSLAMEVEKVSLHAGNRDTITRDDLNASLPGGVETVFSFLDALGEGKKSQAIVCLKRLLESGAPPEFLVHMTAAHYRKLIKGKELVGTGLQPIQAAVKVGIQYPNLQEKFARQLRRARERDLESDLKSLSVCDRHIKTGSLPNEVILDKLLLDLLV; this is encoded by the coding sequence ATGACACAGCCGGCAGGCAGCCGCAAAGCAAAAGGTGTCTCCCGCCTTCTCATCTCCGCGGAGCTGTTGTTGATAAATGAAGCGGTCGAGGAGCTTATGGAACTCCTGATTCCCCGGGAGGCCAGGGATTTCAATTACCTTTCAGTCTACGGATGGGACGCCGAGATCGGTTCTGTCCTGGAATTTCTCCAGACCCTGCCGTTTTTGTCCGACAGGCGTCTTCTCGTGATCCGCGAGATCCAGGAATTTTCCGACTGGAAAAAGCTTCTTGATTACCTGAAAGACCCCAACCCGTCATCATTTCTGCTCTTAACCTCCAGCGAGATGGACAAAAAGAGCGCGGTCTATCGGTCCTTTTCACGGCTTGTGGAAGTTCCCAAATTGAGCAGACCATATGGTAAATCACTTACAGGATGGGTGGTAAAACGCTTCCGGGCGGCCGGCAAGGGGATAAGCCCTGAACTGGCCGGGATGCTGATTGAGATCTCCGGAACGGTCTTAAGCTCCCTGGCGATGGAAGTGGAGAAGGTTTCTTTGCATGCGGGGAATCGGGATACGATTACCAGGGATGACCTGAACGCATCTCTTCCCGGAGGTGTGGAAACGGTCTTTTCCTTTCTGGATGCATTGGGGGAGGGGAAAAAATCCCAGGCGATTGTCTGCCTGAAAAGGCTTCTTGAATCAGGAGCCCCTCCGGAATTTCTGGTGCACATGACCGCCGCTCACTATCGAAAATTGATAAAAGGGAAGGAACTGGTGGGAACAGGTCTGCAGCCCATCCAGGCTGCCGTCAAGGTTGGAATTCAGTATCCGAATCTCCAGGAAAAGTTTGCCCGCCAGTTGAGGCGGGCAAGGGAAAGGGATCTGGAAAGTGACCTGAAAAGCCTGTCGGTCTGCGACCGGCATATAAAAACCGGTAGTCTCCCTAATGAAGTGATCCTGGATAAATTGCTGTTGGATTTACTGGTCTGA
- the murJ gene encoding murein biosynthesis integral membrane protein MurJ, whose translation MSERSSMVKAAGIVGGATFVSRVLGLCRDAVMAFLFGAASSADAFYVAFRIPNLMRQLFGEGALAASFVPVYTDILEHRGPEEAKKFSSGLFTLLVAVLSVLTAGMILFAPQVVRLVAWGFDPGSDIFLRTVVLTRWLAPYMMFICVAALGMGILNARRHFLTPALAPALLNVSIIIFALLVSPGLADPIVGIAWGVLVGGILQVLIQLGPLKARDAIPSLSLKVVSPGVRRVAVMMGPAALGVAVYQVNMVVDTLIASFLPAGSITYLWYGNRLMQFPLGVFGIALATAALPTLSAQFSGGRFDDFSQTVSFSLSLTAFIGFPAALGLIALREPIIATLFARGAFVGKDVIGAAAALLFYSVGIPFFIGVKIMGRAFFAMEDTRTPFAGASLAMAANVLLNLLLMGPMLHAGLALATSLASVLNFGFLAIRFTIRRGKSWMTGGFLREAAKSFMAAILMFGAASSISGRYDWLAMGTPARAAGLLGCMALGIIVYSIAALALRCEGAMDIKGKLVSRIDDFVKSHKRSH comes from the coding sequence GTGAGCGAGAGAAGCAGCATGGTCAAGGCGGCGGGGATTGTCGGCGGCGCCACTTTTGTCAGCCGTGTCCTGGGCCTGTGCAGGGATGCCGTCATGGCCTTCCTCTTCGGTGCGGCATCCTCCGCGGACGCGTTCTATGTGGCCTTCCGGATTCCCAATCTCATGAGACAGCTGTTCGGGGAAGGCGCACTGGCGGCGTCCTTCGTCCCCGTCTACACCGATATCCTGGAACATCGCGGGCCGGAGGAGGCGAAGAAATTCTCCAGCGGCCTTTTTACCCTGCTCGTGGCTGTACTCTCTGTCCTCACTGCCGGGATGATCCTCTTTGCACCCCAGGTGGTTCGCCTTGTAGCCTGGGGATTTGACCCCGGAAGCGATATTTTTCTCAGGACCGTTGTTCTCACCCGTTGGCTGGCTCCCTACATGATGTTTATCTGTGTGGCCGCCCTCGGCATGGGGATACTGAACGCCAGGAGGCACTTCCTGACCCCCGCTCTGGCGCCTGCCCTCCTTAATGTCAGCATAATTATTTTTGCCCTGCTGGTTTCGCCGGGACTTGCCGACCCAATCGTGGGTATAGCCTGGGGTGTGCTGGTAGGAGGCATCCTGCAGGTCCTCATACAATTGGGTCCTCTGAAGGCCAGGGACGCAATCCCCTCCCTGAGCTTGAAGGTAGTGTCTCCAGGTGTAAGGCGTGTTGCGGTAATGATGGGCCCCGCGGCATTGGGAGTAGCCGTCTATCAGGTCAATATGGTGGTCGACACACTTATCGCTTCCTTTCTGCCCGCCGGAAGTATTACCTACCTGTGGTACGGAAACCGCCTGATGCAGTTTCCTCTGGGGGTTTTCGGCATCGCGTTGGCCACAGCGGCCCTACCTACCCTGTCAGCCCAGTTCTCCGGGGGGAGGTTCGACGATTTCTCGCAAACGGTATCATTCTCACTGTCCCTGACCGCTTTCATAGGTTTTCCAGCGGCCCTGGGCCTCATCGCGCTAAGGGAGCCCATCATTGCCACCCTTTTCGCGAGAGGAGCTTTCGTGGGCAAGGATGTCATCGGAGCCGCCGCCGCGCTCCTGTTCTATTCCGTGGGAATCCCATTTTTCATCGGGGTAAAGATAATGGGACGGGCATTTTTCGCCATGGAGGACACCCGCACTCCCTTCGCAGGGGCCTCCCTGGCCATGGCGGCGAATGTCCTGCTGAACCTCCTGCTCATGGGTCCCATGCTGCACGCGGGCCTTGCCCTGGCAACATCCCTGGCCTCCGTTCTTAATTTTGGATTTCTCGCGATCAGGTTTACAATTCGCAGGGGAAAGTCGTGGATGACCGGAGGGTTCCTGAGGGAGGCCGCAAAATCTTTCATGGCCGCCATCCTCATGTTTGGAGCGGCCTCTTCAATTTCGGGGCGTTACGACTGGCTCGCCATGGGTACACCCGCCAGGGCGGCAGGGCTCCTCGGTTGTATGGCCCTGGGGATTATTGTATACTCCATTGCTGCATTGGCCCTCCGATGTGAAGGCGCAATGGATATCAAAGGGAAGCTGGTAAGCAGGATTGATGACTTTGTAAAAAGTCATAAACGCTCCCACTGA
- a CDS encoding protein-glutamate O-methyltransferase CheR yields the protein MLFNSPEKVDLADEEFRLLSTFIYEYCGLHFDESNRFLLESRLQKRLRTYHFDSFLKYYHYLLFHQDRVQEINELLNVITTNETYFFREQNQLDAFSNEVLPYIAQQKARRRQLRIWSAGCSTGEEPYTIAILLKESGLFEGWNVDIIGTDISQQVLKSARKAEYSSSSFRTTDSSRIQRYFKTSENGKQILYDSIRTMVHFGHHNLLDEKMLGLIGECDLIMCRNVIIYFDRDAKAKVISAFHRKLVPGGYLFLGHSESLMNISTAFKLKHLSRVMVYQKPGDDG from the coding sequence ATGCTGTTCAATTCCCCGGAGAAGGTTGATCTCGCTGATGAGGAGTTCCGGCTTCTATCGACCTTCATCTACGAGTACTGTGGGCTGCATTTTGATGAATCCAACAGGTTTCTTCTTGAAAGCAGGCTCCAGAAGAGGCTGCGAACCTACCACTTCGATTCCTTCCTGAAATATTACCATTACCTCCTCTTCCATCAGGACAGGGTTCAGGAGATAAATGAACTTCTTAACGTCATAACCACAAACGAAACCTATTTCTTCAGGGAACAGAACCAGTTGGACGCCTTTTCCAATGAGGTGCTTCCGTATATCGCTCAACAAAAAGCCCGGAGGAGACAACTCCGCATCTGGAGTGCCGGGTGCTCGACCGGGGAAGAACCGTACACCATCGCTATCCTTCTCAAGGAATCGGGACTGTTCGAAGGATGGAATGTGGACATTATCGGGACTGATATCAGTCAGCAGGTCCTGAAAAGCGCCCGGAAGGCCGAATACTCATCCTCCTCCTTCAGGACGACGGATAGTTCCAGGATCCAGCGGTATTTCAAAACATCCGAAAACGGCAAACAGATTCTCTATGATTCTATCCGAACAATGGTACACTTCGGGCATCACAACCTTCTGGATGAGAAGATGCTTGGCCTGATCGGTGAGTGCGACCTGATAATGTGCAGAAATGTAATTATCTATTTCGACAGGGACGCAAAGGCAAAGGTCATCAGCGCCTTTCACAGAAAACTCGTTCCGGGGGGGTATCTATTTCTGGGGCATTCGGAATCTTTGATGAATATCTCCACGGCCTTCAAGCTGAAGCATCTCAGCCGTGTGATGGTTTATCAGAAACCAGGGGACGACGGATGA
- a CDS encoding D-tyrosyl-tRNA(Tyr) deacylase: MRALVQRVKWARVEVGEKVVSAIENGLLVFLGVAVDDAAKDVDYLARKVSALRIFYDDAGRMNLSVKDVRGGALVVSQFTLITDRSSGNRPGFSRAAPAEQARELYERFLERMRDMGVPTQAGIFQADMVVTLANDGPVTILLESR, translated from the coding sequence ATGAGGGCGCTTGTCCAGCGAGTCAAGTGGGCCAGGGTCGAGGTCGGCGAAAAGGTTGTCTCGGCCATAGAAAACGGCCTGCTGGTTTTTCTGGGTGTTGCCGTGGATGACGCCGCAAAGGACGTGGATTACCTTGCGCGGAAGGTCTCCGCCCTGAGGATCTTTTACGATGATGCGGGCAGGATGAACCTTTCGGTCAAGGACGTACGAGGCGGAGCCCTGGTTGTCTCCCAGTTTACCCTCATCACGGACAGGTCCAGCGGCAACCGCCCGGGATTTTCCCGTGCCGCCCCCGCCGAACAGGCCAGGGAGCTTTACGAAAGGTTTCTTGAGAGGATGAGGGATATGGGCGTTCCCACACAGGCCGGCATTTTTCAGGCGGACATGGTGGTCACCCTTGCCAATGATGGACCGGTAACCATCCTGCTCGAGTCAAGATGA
- the cheB gene encoding chemotaxis-specific protein-glutamate methyltransferase CheB: MINGQLRILVVDDSAYNRKMVRSMLLEMEEVASVEVVSDGETAIRTVMTDPPDLITLDLNMPRMDGFTFLRWLMQNHPLPVVVVSADGGEKNVFKALDLGALDFVVKPRRYASERIIEIKEELQTKVRAVGGQDMAPYLGRLRSAKPVRERVKAPRRPGTKIHPAGVLVIGASTGGPSAIQRVLTQLPSTFPLPVIVVQHMPPVFTKQFAMRLGKNTAFEAKEAEDGDFLTPGLLLVVPGGYHLEITGSPSVAVKLRKKRKGDRFVPSIDITMESAAIVFGKRSLGVLLTGMGNDGAHGMLEIRNAGGRTIAESEESTVVFGMPKAAIRNGAAEVVLPLNTLSGRIEAMAMDICRLKNESSDARNRGM, from the coding sequence ATGATTAATGGGCAGCTGCGCATTCTGGTCGTTGATGATTCCGCCTACAATAGAAAGATGGTCCGGTCCATGCTCCTTGAGATGGAGGAGGTTGCCTCTGTGGAAGTGGTTTCGGACGGAGAAACCGCTATTCGCACAGTTATGACGGATCCGCCCGATCTTATCACGCTGGATCTGAATATGCCCAGGATGGACGGATTTACATTTCTGCGATGGCTTATGCAAAATCACCCGCTTCCGGTCGTGGTTGTGAGCGCCGATGGCGGCGAGAAAAACGTTTTCAAAGCCCTTGATCTCGGTGCGCTGGATTTTGTCGTCAAACCCCGCCGGTATGCATCAGAAAGGATAATCGAGATAAAGGAGGAACTTCAGACAAAGGTCCGGGCTGTAGGGGGACAGGACATGGCGCCCTATCTTGGCAGGCTGCGGTCTGCCAAGCCGGTCAGGGAACGGGTGAAGGCGCCCAGGAGGCCCGGCACCAAGATCCATCCGGCCGGCGTTCTTGTCATCGGGGCTTCCACGGGTGGGCCGTCGGCAATTCAGAGAGTCCTGACCCAGTTGCCCTCCACGTTTCCTCTGCCTGTAATTGTAGTCCAGCACATGCCTCCCGTGTTTACAAAACAGTTCGCCATGCGTCTTGGTAAAAACACCGCGTTTGAGGCAAAAGAGGCCGAGGATGGCGATTTTCTGACGCCTGGCCTGCTTTTAGTCGTCCCGGGAGGTTATCATCTGGAGATTACAGGCTCACCTTCGGTCGCGGTGAAACTGAGAAAAAAGAGGAAAGGCGATCGTTTCGTCCCATCCATTGACATCACCATGGAATCCGCTGCGATCGTTTTCGGGAAACGTTCCCTGGGGGTCCTGCTCACGGGAATGGGGAATGACGGGGCCCATGGGATGCTCGAGATCCGTAACGCAGGAGGCCGTACCATTGCCGAGTCGGAGGAAAGCACCGTTGTCTTCGGGATGCCCAAGGCTGCCATCCGGAACGGCGCCGCGGAGGTAGTCCTGCCCTTGAACACCCTGTCAGGGAGGATAGAGGCGATGGCAATGGATATCTGTCGCTTGAAAAATGAGTCGAGCGATGCTAGAAACCGGGGCATGTGA